From Streptomyces sp. HUAS MG91, the proteins below share one genomic window:
- a CDS encoding cysteine synthase, with translation MRYDSPLAAVGNTPLVRLPRLSPSDDVRIWAKLEDRNPTGSVKDRPALHMIEQAEKDGRIRPGDTILEPTSGNTGISLAMAARLKGYRIVCVMPENTSQERRDLLAMWGAEIIPSPAAGGSNTAVRIAKELAEQHPEWVMLYQYGNPDNAGAHYATTGPEIYADLPSVTHFVAGLGTTGTLMGVGRYLREQKPDIKIVAAEPRYDDLVYGLRNLDEGFVPELYDASVLTTRFSVGSADAVTRTRELLQQEGIFAGVSTGAALHAAIGVGKKAVKAGESADIVFVVADGGWKYLSTGVYTAATTEAAIEVLHGQLWA, from the coding sequence ATGCGCTACGACAGCCCGTTGGCCGCGGTCGGCAACACCCCTCTGGTGCGCCTGCCGCGGCTCAGCCCGTCCGACGACGTACGGATCTGGGCGAAGCTGGAAGACCGCAACCCGACCGGCTCGGTCAAGGACCGCCCCGCGCTCCACATGATCGAGCAGGCCGAGAAGGACGGCCGGATCAGGCCCGGGGACACCATCCTCGAACCCACCTCCGGCAACACCGGCATCTCGCTGGCGATGGCGGCCCGCCTCAAGGGCTACCGCATCGTCTGCGTCATGCCGGAGAACACCTCGCAGGAGCGGCGCGACCTGCTCGCCATGTGGGGCGCCGAGATCATCCCCTCGCCGGCCGCGGGCGGCTCCAACACCGCCGTGCGCATCGCCAAGGAACTGGCCGAGCAGCACCCCGAGTGGGTGATGCTCTACCAGTACGGCAACCCGGACAACGCGGGCGCGCACTACGCGACCACCGGCCCGGAGATCTACGCCGACCTGCCCTCCGTCACCCACTTCGTCGCCGGGCTCGGCACCACCGGCACGCTCATGGGCGTCGGCCGCTATCTGCGCGAGCAGAAGCCCGACATCAAGATCGTCGCGGCCGAGCCGCGCTACGACGACCTGGTGTACGGCCTGCGCAACCTCGACGAGGGGTTCGTCCCCGAGCTGTACGACGCCTCCGTGCTGACCACGCGGTTCTCCGTGGGGTCCGCCGACGCCGTGACGCGGACGCGGGAGCTGTTGCAGCAGGAGGGCATCTTCGCCGGGGTCTCCACCGGGGCCGCGCTGCACGCCGCGATCGGGGTCGGCAAGAAGGCCGTGAAGGCCGGGGAGTCCGCCGACATCGTGTTCGTCGTCGCCGACGGCGGCTGGAAGTACCTGTCGACCGGCGTCTACACGGCCGCGACGACGGAAGCCGCCATCGAGGTCCTCCACGGCCAGCTCTGGGCCTAG
- a CDS encoding MoaD/ThiS family protein → MAIEVRIPTILRTYTDGAKAVEASGDTLAQLFADLDTRHAGIADRIVDNGQLRRFVNVYLNDEDVRFLDGIDTKVADGDNVTILPAVAGGMR, encoded by the coding sequence ATGGCCATCGAGGTCCGCATCCCGACCATCCTCCGCACCTACACCGACGGCGCCAAGGCCGTCGAGGCGAGCGGGGACACCCTGGCCCAGCTCTTCGCCGACCTGGACACGCGGCACGCGGGCATCGCCGACCGCATCGTGGACAACGGTCAGCTGCGCCGCTTCGTGAACGTGTACCTGAACGACGAGGACGTCCGCTTCCTCGACGGCATCGACACCAAGGTCGCCGACGGCGACAACGTCACCATCCTGCCGGCCGTGGCCGGCGGCATGCGCTGA
- a CDS encoding putative leader peptide → MVFHDVSEKTPGTLLVARLHVDLCRLASAICPR, encoded by the coding sequence ATGGTTTTCCACGACGTGAGCGAAAAGACGCCGGGCACCCTGCTCGTGGCGCGGCTGCACGTCGACCTGTGCCGCCTCGCCAGCGCCATCTGTCCGCGCTGA
- a CDS encoding M67 family metallopeptidase, with protein sequence MLKISRTLYDQIVEHSREDHPDEACGVVAGPVGEGRPERFIPMLNAARSPTFYEFDSTDLLKLYREMDDRDEEPVIIYHSHTATEAYPSRTDISYANEPGAHYVLVSTADTDDAGPFQFRSFRIVDGTVTEEEVEVTA encoded by the coding sequence ATGCTGAAAATCTCCCGGACGCTGTACGACCAGATCGTGGAACACAGCCGCGAGGACCACCCCGACGAGGCCTGCGGCGTCGTCGCCGGACCGGTCGGCGAAGGCCGCCCCGAGCGCTTCATCCCGATGCTCAACGCCGCCCGCTCGCCCACGTTCTACGAGTTCGACTCCACGGACCTGCTCAAGCTCTACCGCGAGATGGACGACCGGGACGAGGAGCCGGTGATCATCTACCACTCGCACACGGCGACCGAGGCCTACCCCTCCCGCACGGACATCTCCTACGCCAACGAGCCGGGCGCCCACTATGTCCTGGTCTCCACCGCGGACACCGACGACGCGGGCCCCTTCCAGTTCCGCTCGTTCCGCATCGTCGACGGCACCGTGACCGAGGAAGAGGTCGAGGTCACCGCCTGA
- a CDS encoding amino acid permease encodes MTSAQVEQHGKDSAGNEAVRGDGASPESGEGYQRGLGSRQIQMIAIGGAIGTGLFLGAGKGISKAGPSLILAYAVAGVVIFFIMRALGELLMYRPVSGSFSEYAREFIGPFAGFVTGWTYWLFWVITGMTEVTAAAVYMTFWWDIPQWLSALVFTVILYGANLISVKLFGELEFWFSTVKVTAIIGMILICAGILTIGFSDVGDTASVTHLWDLGGFFAGENGIGSTLMTLQMVMFAFLAVELVGVTAGEAKDAKTVLPKAINTVPWRIAVFYVGALIMILSVVPWTSFKAGESPFVHAFDEMGLGIGAAIVNFVVLTAALSSCNSGMYSTGRMLRDLAQNGQGPRLFTKLSKNGLPVVGTTFSAAMMLVGVWINYQWPGEAFNYVVSFATISGMWAWIVILISQIRYRLKSDRGELPKSTFRAPGGIWASIFSLAFIALVIVTMGMDKDNRVALYGAPVWGAILAVAYLVLKARKPEAATYAKRP; translated from the coding sequence ATGACCTCAGCGCAGGTCGAGCAGCACGGCAAGGACTCTGCCGGCAATGAGGCCGTGCGGGGCGACGGGGCGTCCCCCGAGTCCGGTGAGGGCTACCAGCGGGGCCTCGGCTCCCGCCAGATCCAGATGATCGCCATCGGCGGCGCCATCGGGACCGGCCTCTTCCTCGGCGCGGGCAAGGGCATCTCCAAGGCGGGCCCCAGCCTGATCCTGGCGTACGCCGTCGCGGGCGTCGTCATCTTCTTCATCATGCGCGCGCTCGGCGAACTCCTCATGTACCGCCCGGTCTCCGGCTCCTTCTCGGAGTACGCGCGCGAGTTCATCGGCCCCTTCGCGGGCTTCGTCACCGGCTGGACGTACTGGCTGTTCTGGGTCATCACCGGCATGACCGAGGTGACCGCCGCGGCCGTCTACATGACGTTCTGGTGGGACATCCCGCAATGGCTGTCCGCACTGGTCTTCACCGTCATCCTCTACGGCGCCAACCTGATCTCCGTGAAGCTCTTCGGCGAGCTGGAGTTCTGGTTCTCCACGGTCAAGGTCACCGCCATCATCGGCATGATCCTCATCTGCGCCGGCATCCTCACCATCGGCTTCTCCGACGTCGGTGACACCGCGTCCGTCACGCACCTGTGGGACCTCGGCGGCTTCTTCGCCGGCGAGAACGGCATCGGCTCGACGCTGATGACCCTCCAGATGGTGATGTTCGCGTTCCTCGCGGTCGAGCTCGTCGGCGTCACCGCGGGCGAGGCCAAGGACGCCAAGACCGTCCTGCCGAAGGCCATCAACACCGTGCCGTGGCGCATCGCCGTCTTCTACGTCGGCGCCCTGATCATGATCCTCTCGGTCGTGCCGTGGACGTCCTTCAAGGCCGGCGAGAGCCCGTTCGTGCACGCCTTCGACGAGATGGGCCTGGGCATCGGCGCCGCCATCGTCAACTTCGTCGTGCTGACCGCCGCGCTGTCCTCCTGCAACTCGGGCATGTACTCCACCGGCCGCATGCTGCGCGACCTCGCGCAGAACGGCCAGGGCCCGCGCCTGTTCACCAAGCTGAGCAAGAACGGCCTGCCGGTCGTCGGCACCACGTTCTCCGCCGCGATGATGCTGGTCGGCGTCTGGATCAACTACCAGTGGCCGGGCGAGGCGTTCAACTACGTCGTCTCCTTCGCCACCATCTCCGGCATGTGGGCCTGGATCGTCATCCTGATCTCCCAGATCCGCTACCGCCTCAAGTCCGACCGCGGCGAGCTGCCCAAGTCCACGTTCCGGGCCCCCGGCGGCATCTGGGCGAGCATCTTCTCGCTCGCGTTCATCGCGCTGGTCATCGTCACCATGGGCATGGACAAGGACAACCGGGTCGCCCTGTACGGCGCACCGGTCTGGGGCGCGATCCTCGCGGTCGCCTACCTGGTGCTCAAGGCGCGCAAGCCCGAGGCCGCCACGTACGCGAAGCGCCCGTAG
- a CDS encoding DUF2017 domain-containing protein has protein sequence MPGHFEPVPGGGAAVALDDVEISIIRSLAVQLLELIGPGPGGEVSDDPLAELFAEGPSEPPADPVLHRLFPDAYGGPGAPEDQTSQAELQAHSSEFRRFTENDLRAGKRDDALAVVRSLDGLVPAGDGGAVLKLTPDDSVRWMRALNDLRLAIGTRLDITDEEDTDLLYRLPDEDPRKPMVMAYLWLGGLQETLVETLLP, from the coding sequence TTGCCCGGGCACTTCGAACCGGTCCCCGGCGGCGGCGCGGCCGTCGCCCTCGACGACGTCGAGATCTCCATCATCCGCTCGCTGGCCGTCCAGCTCCTGGAGCTGATCGGCCCCGGGCCCGGCGGCGAGGTGTCCGACGACCCGCTCGCCGAGCTGTTCGCCGAGGGCCCCAGCGAGCCGCCCGCCGACCCGGTGCTCCACCGGCTCTTCCCGGACGCGTACGGCGGCCCGGGCGCGCCCGAGGACCAGACCTCGCAGGCCGAACTCCAGGCGCACTCCTCGGAGTTCCGCCGCTTCACCGAGAACGACCTGCGGGCCGGCAAGCGCGACGACGCCCTCGCCGTGGTCCGCTCCCTGGACGGTCTCGTCCCGGCCGGTGACGGCGGCGCGGTCCTGAAGCTCACGCCGGACGACTCGGTCCGCTGGATGCGCGCGCTCAACGACCTGCGCCTGGCGATCGGCACCCGCCTCGACATCACCGACGAGGAGGACACCGACCTCCTCTACCGCCTCCCCGACGAGGACCCGCGCAAGCCGATGGTGATGGCGTACCTGTGGCTCGGCGGCCTCCAGGAGACGCTCGTCGAGACCCTGCTCCCGTGA
- the clpS gene encoding ATP-dependent Clp protease adapter ClpS: MGRVTAPAPLEIESPETTEDLSVVPEPDVPWITLVHNDPVNLMSYVTYVFQTYFGYSKDKATELMLDVHHKGRAVVSSGSREEMERDVQAMHGYGLWATLQQDRK; the protein is encoded by the coding sequence ATGGGCCGTGTGACGGCTCCAGCACCTCTTGAGATCGAAAGCCCCGAGACGACGGAGGATCTCTCCGTGGTCCCCGAGCCGGACGTCCCCTGGATCACGCTCGTCCACAACGACCCGGTCAACCTCATGAGCTACGTGACGTATGTCTTCCAGACGTACTTCGGGTACTCCAAGGACAAGGCCACCGAGCTGATGCTGGACGTCCACCACAAGGGGCGCGCGGTCGTCTCCTCCGGCAGCCGCGAGGAGATGGAGCGGGACGTCCAGGCCATGCACGGCTACGGCCTGTGGGCCACGCTGCAACAGGATCGGAAGTAA
- a CDS encoding nicotinate phosphoribosyltransferase: MNTADLGLPVDVPSTALFTDHYELTMLQAALHGGTADRRSVFEVFTRRLPEGRRYGVVAGTGRVLDAVENFRFDAGVLNFLRERNVVDEPTLAWLADYRFSGDIWGYPEGEVYFPGSPVLRVEGSFAECVLLETVILSILNHDSAIAAAASRMSSAAGDRPLIEMGARRTHELAAVAASRAAYVGGFATTSDLAAGFRYGIPTVGTSAHAFTLLHDSERDAFRAQIDSLGEGTTLLVDTYDVQEAVKTAVEIAGPKLGAVRIDSGDLLLVAHRVREQLDELGAKDTKIVVTSDLDEYAIASLAAAPVDAYGVGTQLVTGSGHPTCSMVYKLVARAESADPDAPLTAVAKKSAGGKTSVGGRKWAARRLDRNGVAEAEVLGTGAVPAELADRQLLVELVRGGEVVAREPLDAVRERHIAVRDGLPLSATQLSRGEAVIPTEYQ; this comes from the coding sequence ATGAACACAGCGGACCTTGGCCTGCCGGTGGATGTTCCGTCGACAGCGCTCTTCACCGACCACTACGAGCTGACCATGCTGCAGGCCGCCCTCCACGGGGGCACGGCCGACCGGCGTTCGGTCTTCGAGGTCTTCACCCGCCGGCTGCCCGAGGGCCGCCGCTACGGCGTCGTCGCGGGCACCGGGCGCGTCCTCGACGCCGTGGAGAACTTCCGGTTCGACGCGGGCGTCCTGAACTTCCTGCGCGAGCGGAACGTGGTCGACGAGCCGACCCTCGCCTGGCTCGCGGACTACCGGTTCTCCGGCGACATCTGGGGCTACCCCGAGGGCGAGGTCTACTTCCCCGGCTCCCCCGTGCTGCGCGTCGAGGGCTCCTTCGCCGAGTGCGTGCTGCTGGAGACGGTGATCCTGTCGATCCTCAACCACGACTCGGCGATCGCCGCGGCCGCCTCCCGGATGTCCTCGGCCGCCGGGGACCGCCCGCTGATCGAGATGGGCGCCCGGCGCACCCACGAGCTGGCCGCCGTCGCCGCCTCGCGCGCCGCCTACGTGGGCGGTTTCGCGACGACCTCGGACCTCGCGGCCGGGTTCCGGTACGGGATCCCGACGGTCGGCACCAGCGCCCACGCGTTCACCCTGCTGCACGACTCCGAGCGGGACGCCTTCCGGGCCCAGATCGACTCCCTCGGCGAGGGCACGACGCTGCTCGTGGACACGTACGACGTCCAGGAGGCCGTGAAGACGGCCGTCGAGATCGCCGGGCCGAAGCTGGGCGCCGTCCGGATCGACTCGGGCGACCTGCTGCTCGTCGCGCACCGGGTGCGCGAGCAGCTCGACGAGCTCGGCGCCAAGGACACCAAGATCGTGGTCACCTCCGACCTCGACGAGTACGCCATCGCCTCGCTCGCGGCCGCGCCCGTGGACGCGTACGGCGTCGGCACCCAGCTGGTGACCGGCTCGGGGCACCCGACCTGCTCCATGGTCTACAAGCTGGTGGCGCGCGCCGAGTCCGCCGATCCCGACGCACCGCTGACGGCGGTCGCGAAGAAGTCGGCGGGCGGCAAGACGTCCGTCGGCGGCCGCAAGTGGGCGGCGCGCCGCCTGGACCGGAACGGGGTCGCGGAGGCCGAGGTGCTCGGCACCGGCGCCGTGCCGGCCGAGCTGGCCGACCGGCAGCTGCTCGTCGAGCTGGTCCGGGGCGGCGAGGTCGTGGCCCGGGAGCCCCTCGACGCAGTGCGCGAGCGGCACATCGCCGTGCGCGACGGGCTGCCGCTGTCGGCGACGCAGCTCTCGCGGGGCGAGGCCGTGATCCCGACCGAATACCAGTAA
- a CDS encoding isochorismatase family protein: MRRALIVVDVQNDFCEGGSLAVAGGADVAAAITDLIGQAGGGGYQHVVATRDHHIAPGNHFADAPDYRHSWPAHCVAGTEGVGFHPNFAPVIASGAIDAVFSKGAYAAAYSGFEGADENGVSLAEWLRRREITEVDVVGIATDHCVRATALDAAREGFRTQVLLDLTAGVAAATTEAALAEMKDAGVELTGQPVVA; the protein is encoded by the coding sequence ATGCGCCGCGCCTTGATCGTCGTAGACGTGCAGAACGACTTCTGCGAGGGCGGCAGCCTCGCGGTGGCGGGGGGTGCCGATGTCGCTGCCGCGATCACCGATCTCATCGGGCAGGCCGGCGGCGGTGGCTACCAGCACGTCGTCGCCACCCGCGATCACCACATCGCGCCCGGGAACCACTTCGCGGACGCCCCGGACTACCGGCACTCGTGGCCCGCGCACTGCGTCGCCGGGACCGAGGGCGTGGGGTTCCACCCGAACTTCGCGCCGGTGATCGCGTCCGGGGCGATCGACGCGGTCTTCTCCAAGGGGGCGTACGCGGCGGCGTACAGCGGGTTCGAGGGCGCGGACGAGAACGGGGTGTCGCTCGCGGAGTGGCTGCGCCGGCGGGAGATCACCGAGGTGGACGTGGTCGGGATCGCCACCGATCACTGTGTGCGGGCCACCGCGCTGGACGCCGCGCGGGAGGGGTTCCGTACGCAGGTGCTGCTCGATCTCACCGCGGGGGTCGCTGCCGCCACTACCGAGGCCGCGCTCGCCGAGATGAAGGATGCCGGAGTCGAACTCACCGGTCAGCCCGTCGTGGCCTAG
- a CDS encoding immune inhibitor A domain-containing protein, with protein MTTKRRALRSAAVLVTLAATAATGSIAATTAQADSPAAPPSGSHGDSYQGKGHVIDGPFSRQQAEQRQTALEQVLKGSSKVQEKNGSKVVKLGKDKYVELGRERTDQIFTILVEFGDKVDSKYGGDAGPLHNEIAEPDRSKDNSTAWQKDYDKGHFQDLYFGSGKGVDSLKTYYEKTSSGRYSVDGEVSDWVKVDYNEARYGSNYCGASNCPTVEDLVRDGVNAWVAQQKAAGKSDADIKADLAKYDQWDRTDHDNDGNFNEPDGYIDHFQIVHAGEDESAGGGVQGEDALWAHRGYAYSRDDGNTGPAGFKAGGTPVGDTGIWVGDYTMQPENGGLGVFAHEYGHDLGLPDLYDTTYIGENSVGFWSLMSAGSWLGTGKDAIGDMPGDMTAWDKLQLGWLNYDKAKAATNSVHKLGVSEYNTKLKQALVVELPKKNVTTNIVQPAQGSKQWWSDYGDDLDNTLSRTVDLTGKKTGSLELDGWYDIEKDYDYLYTQVSTDGGASWQTIDGTADGQAIPRDGGDKPALTGTNGKFQHLVFPLDAYAGQKIDVRFRYKTDGGVAQMGFAFDNLAVKADGATLFADDAESEQAGWTSHGFSRVGASISGDFPQFYIAENRQYESYDKTLKVGPYNFGWRDGGAKQNWVEHYQYRPGLVIWQWDTSQRNNNVGQHPGQGLILPIDAHAKPMKWADGKLISNKITPYDAAFGWYPVPGMTLHKLGVATKIKPQLGNPVFDDRKGTYWYAENPNGSVKTTDTNTRISVLNQPLDGSSITVKVGPSTR; from the coding sequence GTGACCACCAAGAGACGGGCGTTGAGATCCGCCGCCGTGCTCGTGACCCTGGCCGCCACCGCGGCCACCGGTTCCATAGCGGCGACCACCGCGCAGGCCGACAGCCCGGCCGCCCCGCCGAGCGGCTCGCACGGCGACAGCTACCAGGGCAAGGGCCATGTCATCGACGGCCCGTTCAGCCGGCAGCAGGCCGAGCAGCGGCAGACGGCCCTGGAGCAGGTGCTCAAGGGCAGTTCGAAGGTCCAGGAGAAGAACGGCTCGAAGGTCGTCAAGCTCGGCAAGGACAAGTACGTCGAGCTGGGCCGTGAGCGCACCGACCAGATCTTCACGATCCTGGTCGAGTTCGGCGACAAGGTCGACAGCAAGTACGGCGGCGACGCCGGCCCGCTGCACAACGAGATAGCCGAGCCGGACCGCAGCAAGGACAACAGCACGGCCTGGCAGAAGGACTACGACAAGGGTCACTTCCAGGACCTGTACTTCGGCTCGGGCAAGGGCGTCGACTCCCTCAAGACGTACTACGAGAAGACCTCGTCGGGCCGCTACTCGGTCGACGGTGAGGTCTCCGACTGGGTCAAGGTCGACTACAACGAGGCCCGGTACGGCTCCAACTACTGCGGCGCCTCCAACTGCCCGACCGTCGAGGACCTGGTCCGCGACGGCGTGAACGCGTGGGTCGCGCAGCAGAAGGCGGCCGGCAAGTCGGACGCCGACATCAAGGCCGACCTCGCCAAGTACGACCAGTGGGACCGTACGGACCACGACAACGACGGCAACTTCAACGAGCCCGACGGCTACATCGACCACTTCCAGATCGTGCACGCCGGCGAGGACGAGTCCGCGGGCGGCGGCGTCCAGGGCGAGGACGCCCTGTGGGCGCACCGCGGCTACGCCTACAGCCGCGACGACGGCAACACCGGCCCCGCGGGCTTCAAGGCGGGCGGCACCCCGGTCGGCGACACCGGCATCTGGGTCGGCGACTACACGATGCAGCCGGAGAACGGCGGCCTCGGCGTCTTCGCCCACGAGTACGGCCACGACCTCGGCCTGCCCGACCTGTACGACACCACGTACATCGGCGAGAACTCGGTCGGCTTCTGGTCGCTGATGTCGGCCGGTTCCTGGCTCGGCACCGGCAAGGACGCCATCGGCGACATGCCGGGCGACATGACCGCCTGGGACAAGCTCCAGCTGGGCTGGCTCAACTACGACAAGGCCAAGGCCGCCACCAACTCGGTGCACAAGCTGGGTGTTTCGGAGTACAACACCAAGCTGAAGCAGGCGCTGGTCGTCGAACTGCCCAAGAAGAACGTCACCACGAACATCGTGCAGCCCGCGCAGGGCAGCAAGCAGTGGTGGTCGGACTACGGCGACGACCTCGACAACACCCTGTCGCGCACGGTCGATCTGACCGGCAAGAAGACCGGCTCGCTCGAACTCGACGGCTGGTACGACATCGAGAAGGACTACGACTACCTGTACACGCAGGTGTCCACCGACGGCGGCGCGAGCTGGCAGACGATCGACGGCACCGCCGACGGCCAGGCCATCCCGCGCGACGGCGGCGACAAGCCGGCCCTGACCGGCACCAACGGCAAGTTCCAGCACCTGGTCTTCCCGCTGGACGCCTACGCGGGCCAGAAGATCGACGTCCGCTTCCGCTACAAGACCGACGGCGGCGTGGCCCAGATGGGCTTCGCGTTCGACAACCTCGCGGTCAAGGCCGACGGTGCGACCCTGTTCGCCGACGACGCCGAGTCCGAGCAGGCCGGCTGGACGAGCCACGGCTTCTCCCGCGTCGGCGCCTCGATCAGCGGCGACTTCCCGCAGTTCTACATCGCCGAGAACCGCCAGTACGAGTCGTACGACAAGACCCTCAAGGTCGGCCCGTACAACTTCGGCTGGCGCGACGGCGGCGCGAAGCAGAACTGGGTCGAGCACTACCAGTACCGTCCCGGCCTGGTCATCTGGCAGTGGGACACCTCGCAGCGCAACAACAACGTCGGCCAGCACCCGGGCCAGGGCCTGATCCTGCCGATCGACGCGCACGCGAAGCCGATGAAGTGGGCGGACGGCAAGCTGATCTCCAACAAGATCACCCCGTACGACGCTGCCTTCGGCTGGTACCCGGTCCCGGGCATGACCCTGCACAAGCTGGGCGTCGCGACCAAGATCAAGCCGCAGCTCGGCAACCCGGTCTTCGACGACCGCAAGGGCACCTACTGGTACGCGGAGAACCCGAACGGAAGTGTCAAGACAACTGACACCAACACCCGGATCTCTGTCCTGAACCAGCCCCTGGACGGCTCCTCGATCACGGTCAAGGTGGGCCCCTCCACCCGGTGA
- a CDS encoding RDD family protein → MSTEPPDDDPFRKPPPTNQGGGSPYDNPQGPQPQNPYDNTAPPPPPYNSDPYGAGGPGPGDPLAGMPPLAESGRRVLARIIDMVLIGIIVGLLSWAFDITSFSTDGDNINAGKQAGSSILTAVLYIAYDVILMSRTGQTLGKRLLKLRVANLDNGATPSAQTNLVRALVLWVPFAFCCACIWTAICGGWSFFDKPYKQGLHDKAAKTVVVSSG, encoded by the coding sequence ATGAGTACCGAACCGCCGGACGACGACCCGTTCCGCAAGCCTCCGCCGACGAACCAGGGTGGCGGCTCGCCGTACGACAACCCCCAGGGCCCGCAGCCCCAGAACCCCTACGACAACACGGCCCCGCCCCCGCCCCCGTACAACAGCGACCCGTACGGAGCCGGAGGCCCCGGCCCGGGCGACCCCCTGGCCGGCATGCCCCCACTCGCCGAGAGCGGCCGCCGCGTCCTCGCCCGCATCATCGACATGGTGCTGATCGGCATCATCGTCGGCCTGCTGTCCTGGGCGTTCGACATCACCAGCTTCAGCACCGACGGCGACAACATCAACGCGGGCAAGCAGGCCGGCTCCTCGATCCTGACGGCCGTCCTCTACATCGCGTACGACGTCATCCTGATGTCGAGGACGGGCCAGACGCTCGGCAAGCGGCTGCTGAAGCTGCGCGTGGCCAACCTGGACAACGGCGCGACGCCGAGCGCCCAGACCAATCTGGTCCGGGCGCTCGTGCTGTGGGTTCCGTTCGCCTTCTGCTGCGCCTGCATCTGGACCGCCATCTGCGGCGGCTGGAGCTTCTTCGACAAGCCCTACAAGCAGGGCCTGCACGACAAGGCGGCCAAGACCGTGGTGGTCAGCAGCGGCTGA
- a CDS encoding RDD family protein — MSAPTPAPGDDRPREGYYPDPSIPGYVRYWNGAAWVPGTSRPAPSDGEQLPAPPGASAQPGPVAQPSAPTAEETGPVFLDEEPSVRTETGPETGAVNSVEAPAPPEPASAWQADASRQSGFGGEQDRRVSWGSSDGGSAAPEPAADEPQERPDNTVSIRAVRPGAAAPVRTEGTMAIRALPKQQANPAPAPAPAPAPTPAPAPVQPQQQAPQQQAPLPTPVTQGPGGGQPSWAQQVHQLATPAPAPAPESGGPVTPFKPVVTDPFLAAAQAQASARPAGLGKRFAARLIDSAVLGAVTAVAAVPLYGRTVDHIDGKIDAAKASGRQVTVWLIDGTTGVYLGIVLGVLLVFGVLYEALPTAKWGRTLGKKVLGLSVRDIEEHTSPTFGAALKRWLVYSVPGVLVIGVLGVLWGAFDRPWRQCLHDKAARTFVAD; from the coding sequence ATGAGCGCCCCAACCCCGGCCCCCGGCGACGACAGGCCCCGCGAAGGCTACTACCCCGACCCGTCCATTCCCGGATATGTCCGGTACTGGAACGGAGCCGCCTGGGTCCCCGGCACCAGCCGCCCCGCGCCGTCCGACGGCGAACAGCTGCCGGCCCCGCCGGGCGCGAGCGCCCAACCCGGGCCCGTGGCACAGCCGTCCGCCCCCACCGCCGAGGAGACCGGCCCGGTATTCCTCGACGAGGAGCCCTCCGTCCGTACGGAGACCGGACCCGAGACCGGCGCCGTCAACAGCGTCGAGGCCCCCGCGCCGCCCGAGCCCGCCTCCGCCTGGCAGGCCGACGCCTCCCGGCAGTCCGGATTCGGCGGCGAGCAGGACCGCCGGGTCTCCTGGGGCTCTTCCGACGGCGGGTCAGCTGCCCCCGAACCGGCCGCCGACGAGCCGCAGGAGCGGCCCGACAACACCGTCTCGATCCGTGCCGTGCGGCCGGGCGCGGCGGCTCCCGTGCGCACCGAGGGCACCATGGCGATCCGGGCCCTGCCGAAGCAGCAGGCGAACCCGGCACCCGCGCCCGCACCGGCCCCCGCGCCCACGCCTGCCCCCGCCCCGGTCCAGCCGCAGCAGCAGGCTCCGCAGCAGCAGGCCCCCCTGCCCACCCCCGTCACCCAGGGACCCGGCGGCGGGCAGCCCTCCTGGGCACAGCAGGTGCACCAACTCGCGACGCCCGCGCCTGCTCCCGCGCCGGAGAGCGGCGGTCCCGTCACGCCGTTCAAGCCGGTGGTCACCGACCCGTTCCTCGCCGCCGCGCAGGCCCAGGCGAGCGCGCGGCCCGCCGGGCTCGGCAAGCGGTTCGCCGCGCGGCTCATCGATTCGGCCGTTCTCGGGGCCGTCACCGCCGTCGCCGCAGTGCCGCTGTACGGGCGGACCGTCGATCACATCGACGGGAAGATCGACGCGGCCAAGGCCTCCGGCCGGCAGGTCACCGTCTGGCTGATCGACGGCACCACGGGCGTGTATCTGGGCATCGTCCTCGGTGTGCTGCTGGTCTTCGGTGTCCTCTACGAGGCGCTGCCCACCGCCAAGTGGGGGCGCACGCTCGGCAAGAAGGTGCTGGGGCTGTCCGTCCGGGACATCGAGGAGCACACCTCGCCGACGTTCGGCGCCGCCCTTAAGCGCTGGCTCGTCTACAGCGTCCCGGGCGTTCTGGTCATCGGCGTCCTCGGAGTCCTGTGGGGCGCCTTCGACCGCCCCTGGCGCCAGTGCCTCCACGACAAGGCAGCCCGAACCTTCGTGGCCGACTAG